A window from Malassezia japonica chromosome 1, complete sequence encodes these proteins:
- the syf2 gene encoding SYF2 splicing factor (COG:A; COG:D; EggNog:ENOG503NUPY): MDDERQASRRARLQQLQAKMSASASANRSDVAEEQASRRQSSQKHSVGTNRKLAKAERLLDERDMREAGKDVERHRAMQYSIEENEAWEKKLEDKEQTRDKGAIDFQDLAERSYQRQIRQLKPDTAAYAKQKEQEDERQVVRTSERGLVPAAEANVPAAVATYGAHKPDDAAVDRLVSHLNNEQDQIRRRSRRREDDPDAEITYINEKNKHFNKKIKRYFDEHTKEIRENLERGTAL, encoded by the exons atggacgacgagcgccaggcgagtcgccgcgcgcgtctgcagcagctgcaggcgaAGATGAgcgcgtccgcgtcggcgaACCGCAGCGATGTCGCGGAAGAGCAGGCGTCGCGACGCCAGTCGTCTCAGAAGCACTCCGTCGGCACGAACCGcaagctcgccaaggccgagcgcctgctcgacgagcgcgacatgcgcgaggccggcaaggacgtcgagcgccaccGTGCGATGCAGTACTCGATTGAGGAGAACGAGGCATGGGAAAAGAAGCTTGAAGATAAGGAGCAGACACGCGACAAGGGCGCAATtg ACTTTCaggacctcgccgagcggtCGTACCAGCGCCAGATCCGGCAGCTCAAGCCCGACACGGCGGCGTACGCAAAGCAGAAAGAGCAAGAGGACGAGCGGCAGgtcgtgcgcacctcggagcgcggcctcgtcccggcggccgaggcaaATGTcccggcggcggtggccaCCTATGGCGCCCACAAGCCGGACGACGCGGCAgtcgaccgcctcgtcTCGCACCTGAACAACGA ACAGGACCAgatccgccgccgctcccgCCGGAGAGAAGACGACCCCGACGCGGAAATCACGTATATCAACGAAAAGAACAAGCACTTTAACAAAAAGATTAAGCGC TACTTTGACGAACATACGAAAGAGATTCGCGAGAACT TGGAACGAGGCACGGC CCTGTAG
- the CBR1 gene encoding cytochrome-b5 reductase (TransMembrane:1 (o6-23i); COG:C; COG:H; EggNog:ENOG503NW9T), whose protein sequence is MDTQVVVTFFIGLFFSAMLLYLFTSAKQPVLSKDEWRPFKLLKKTPVSSTSAIYRFELPADQSLDLPIGRHVSVRAPINGKYVMRSYTPISASDAKGYFDLMIKTYPTGNLSRIIGELKEGETIEIKGPKGQFNYRPNMAEEIGMIAGGTGLTPCLQVIDAGLRNAEDKTKFSLIYANVTHDEILLKERLDALAAQHPSRFKVHYFLDRPPADWNGGVGFITKDAIDTHLPKPSDVTRLVMCGPPPMINAMKGHLSALQFPEPRVVSKEHDPVFIF, encoded by the coding sequence ATGGACACCCAAGTAGTTGTGACCTTCTTTATCGGCCTGTTCTTCTCGGCCATGCTGCTCTACCTCTTCACCAGCGCGAAGCAGCCGGTGCTGAGCAAGGACGAGTGGCGGCCGTTCAAGCTGCTGAAAAAGACGCCAgtgtcgagcacgtcggcgaTTTATCGCTTTGAGCTGCCGGCGGACCAGTCGCTCGATCTGCCGATCGGCCGGCACgtctcggtgcgcgcgccgatcaATGGCAAGTACGTCATGCGCTCCTACACGCCGATCTCGGCGTCAGACGCCAAGGGGTACTTTGACCTTATGATCAAGACGTACCCGACCGGAAACCTCTCGCGCATCATTGGCGAGCTCAAGGAGGGCGAGACGATCGAGATCAAGGGGCCCAAGGGCCAGTTCAACTACCGCCCCAACATGGCCGAGGAGATCGGCATGATTGCGGGCGGTACGGGCCTCACGCCGTGCCTCCAGGTGATTGATGCGGGACTGCGCAACGCAGAGGACAAGACCAAGTTCTCGCTGATCTACGCCAACGTCACGCACGACGAAATCCTGCtcaaggagcgcctcgacgcgctcgcagcgCAGCACCCAAGCCGCTTCAAGGTGCACTACTTCCTCGACAGGCCCCCTGCGGACTGGAACGGCGGCGTGGGCTTTATCACAAAGGACGCAATCGACACGCACCTGCCCAAGCCCAGCGACGTGACGCGCCTCGTGATGTGCggcccgccgccgatgATCAACGCAATGAAGGGCCACCTGTCCGCGCTCCAGTTCCCGGAGCCGCGTGTGGTGAGCAAGGAGCACGACCCCGTGTTCATTTTCTAA
- a CDS encoding uncharacterized protein (TransMembrane:3 (o450-470i624-650o686-706i); EggNog:ENOG503Q38E; COG:A), with amino-acid sequence MAQRVRSEKGRKRAGRPRHKAVVRRLPPHLPEDVFWESVAPWVRGAGNAREASDDAPATVDYAVYVPGTKSGEHASWSTAYMRFLNTPALLTFYKEFEGHMYKDKKGAEYVAAVEYAPIQLAPSGRKGPADTQSGTIEKMPEYKAFVASLEQAPAAAEPEAEVVQDTTPLLDYLQKKQADDAARARKQREAAKAKKKGKPEMDKVVILKPVRKDDEPPAQGPPPPASQPPPAPKAPAKSKAKGSKDKDPKPRDPKPKDPKLRDPKKGPKPKDPPMPPKPKPEDGANPQAKPTHPGVIAIPEAHNPSPTPGRGAPAAAAAADVGEGGDVATWLSPCHDPPWAPGMEGVHAANVDQMDALQVEAMLFGVAEPQGAEIPTRFCRICLEGEVDACDRLLSPCRCKGTVQYVHASCLDRWRVFSTRMHSAVRCDQCATEYRFKPTVWMRVLTSRALLFVASVVLFLVAVWLTGLLGGQMMGRYQPELFQETHPYVVQTASYQPTPEHVPHRLRMLASEQRMSYESASSLSSFWEYMLGPADDDNWTDDDLAEAETNAHMYSLGIFQPSVLVQLVQGMLQRMLELATGCIPFRDAPHLFVLRHTSTTHVGLGEGAFAPPVRFALTHSERLLWHVSLGLALLGITSVFNVLLAASIVGPFRLGAPFSVVGYSVHPAASGALAHARIVWESVNIPGMLLLVAVLWGIVRTYLLFYRSVHMSARLFLAHMPMSIIDYDDRQPALGLTHLPEAEADELQAAPLHAAAYGVVWGTRLARAAAGPAFGMNNPFSAWVLARVGM; translated from the exons ATGGCCCAGCGCGTCCGGAGCGAGAAAgggcgcaagcgcgcggggcggccgcggcacaaggcggtcgtgcgccgcctgccgccgcACCTGCCGGAAGATGTATTTTGggagagcgtcgcgccgtgggtgcgtggcgcgggaaacgcgcgcgaggcgagcgacgacgcgcccgcgACGGTCGACTATGCGGTGTATGTGCCCGGCACCAAGAGCGGCGAGCATGCCTCCTGGTCTACGGCATATATGCGCTTCCTAAACACCCCTGCACTGCTCACATTCTATAAGGAATTCGAAGGACACATGTACAAAGACAAGAAGGGCGCCGAGTACGTCGCGGCCGTAGAGTACGCCCCGAtccagctcgcgccgagcgggcGCAAGGGGCCCGCGGATACCCAGTCTGGCACGATCGAGAAGA TGCCGGAGTACAAGGCGTTTGTCGCatcgctcgagcaggcgccggccgcggccgagcccgaggcggaggtcgtgcaggacaccacgccgctgctcgactACTTGCAAAAGAAGCAGGCGGAtgatgcggcgcgtgcgcgcaagcagcgcgaggcggccaaggcgaAAAAGAAGGGCAAGCCCGAGATGGACAAGGTCGTCATTTTGAAGCCCGTGCGcaaggacgacgagccgccggcgcaggggcCGCCCCCGCCCGCTTCCCAGCCCCCGCCCGCTCCCAAGGCCCCCGCAAAATCCAAAGCCAAGGGAAGCAAGGACAAGGACCCGAAACCCAGAGACCCGAAACCCAAGGACCCGAAACTCCGGGACCCCAAAAAGGGCCCCAAACCTAAAGACCCGCCCATGCCCCCCAAGCCCAAGCCCGAGGACGGGGCGAATCCCCAGGCGAAGCCGACCCACCCCGGGGTGATTGCCATCCCCGAGGCACATAACCCCTCGCCCACgcccgggcgcggcgcccccgcggccgccgcggccgcggacGTGGGCGAGGGCGGGGACGTAGCCACGTGGCTCTCCCCATGCCACGATCCTCCGTGGGCCCCTGGGATGGAGGGCGTGCACGCAGCCAATGTAGACCAGATGGACGCCCTGCaggtcgaggcgatgcTCTTTGGCGTTGCTGAGCCGCAGGGCGCGGAAATACCCACACGATTCTGCCGGATCTGCCTCGAAGGCGAGGTTGACGCGTGCGATCGGCTCCTGAGCCCCTGCCGCTGCAAAGGCACGGTGCAGTACGTGCACGCCTCGTGCCTTGACCGCTGGCGCGTCTTTTCGACGCGGATGCACTCTGCAGTGCGCTGCGACCAGTGCGCGACCGAGTACCGCTTCAAGCCGACGGTGTGGATGCGGGTGctcacctcgcgcgcgctcctctttGTGGCCAGCGTCGTGCTCTTTTTGGTGGCGGTGTGGCTCACTgggctgctcggcggccagATGATGGGGCGGTACCAGCCCGAGCTCTTCCAGGAGACGCACCCGTATGTCGTGCAGACGGCGAGCTACCAGCCGACGCCGGAGCACGTTCCCCATCGCCTGCGCATGCTTGCgagcgagcagcgcatgtCGTACgagtcggcgagcagccTCTCGAGCTTTTGGGAGTACATGCTGGGCCCcgcggacgacgacaaTTGgaccgacgacgacctcgccgaggcggagacGAACGCACACATGTACTCGCTCGGCATCTTTCAGCCGTCGGtcctcgtgcagctcgtgcagggcatgctgcagcgcatgctcgagTTGGCCACGGGATGCATCCCgttccgcgacgcgccgcacctaTTTGTCCTGCGCCACACTTCGACGACGcacgtcggcctcggcgagggcgcgtttgcgccgccggtgcgcttCGCCTTGACGCACAGCGAGCGGCTCTTGTGGCACGTCTCGCTCgggctcgcgctgctcggcatcaCGTCGGTATTCAacgtgctgctcgccgcgtcgatcgTCGGGCCGTTCCGGCTCGGGGCGCCGTTCTCGGTCGTGGGGTACTCGGTGCACCCCGCGGCGAGTGGCGCACTGGCCCATGCGCGCATCGTGTGGGAAAGCGTCAATATCCCGGGAATGCTtctgctcgtcgcggtgctGTGGGGCATCGTTCGCACCTATCTCCTGTTTTACCGGAGCGTGCACATGAgtgcgcgcctctttcTCGCTCACATGCCGATGAGCATCATTGATTACGACGACCGACAGCCGGCCCTCGGGCTTACACACCTGCCCGAGGCCGAAGCagacgagctgcaggccgcgccgctgcacgcTGCTGCCTACGGCGTGGTATGGGGTACGCGGCTTGCGCGGGCAGCCGCAGGGCCGGCTTTTGGTATGAACAACCCATTCTCGGCATGGGTCTTGGCACGCGTTGGTATGTAG
- a CDS encoding uncharacterized protein (EggNog:ENOG503NU6U; COG:V; MEROPS:MER0036370; CAZy:CE10), whose protein sequence is MTVSTLGILAHVTPTLVVNALKHYVRLWTEFGSRNARETANEFYYDQAFHLVKQLTIYLTHHTAEDIQGLTDMQVPMPPWGFSEQVMIPMESCDEAAQLLIRYFGPEQIQTLIGGARWWQMRTVAGLPAEWISQYSDYHTLVDLQSGRNASLSASLSKRMKRQTNKRNPRHEHEQASEAPPGEKGRFADTQEERDRLSRVMLYIHGGGYYFGSVNTHRFQILRIARKFGGFAFAVNYRKAPQFPFPCAIQDCLAAYMYLIRPPPNAKHQAVDPKQIVIAGDSAGGGLSLALLQLLRDLDLPLPAGGVLISPWSDLTHSFPSILQNTATDYIPPYSFIHKPSTLWPLQRDSGVFEKKSLFTFGVKRQKRRKEHMSPAEREMNRIVHLRLPDGKDMPITSQIQLYATNAQLFHPLCSPVLSGSLGGLPPLYICAGDSEVLRDEIIYLAHKAAHPDQYPLREDLMDKFPVMREAQRRFHDKPTNVHLQVFDGQCHVFTMLMQTVAAKYGFRAMASFIKFVTGAPTTEAAANVPDYAEAWQYSSAAAAAYGPPSHSYQVRRGAKVATAAAASQKDNMYSGKVPLQRPEYESHMIRERVDVNGKIRPMEPPSMMQALRMPYQEVGAVKASTYNRFQKGHTLWDTRYRRTAAKVKRKRAKYQRRANRILNKAQAEGLLDDMGDLDVSENGTTWTDLATYGPADLRNECPPPSSIVGRRDTPSAITMLKLSLHLRAKRRRALGLTKESARPSAGRTHSQRSSMADDEVELRYGGEHRPTDAPGEPLGKRFGLWKCTYWC, encoded by the exons ATGACCGtgtcgacgctcggcatccTAGCGCATGTCACGCCGACACTAGTGGTG AATGCGCTGAAGCACTATGTCCGTCTGTGGACCGAGTTCGGCTCGCGCAATGCGCGCGAGACCGCCAACGAGTTTTACTATGACCA GGCGTTTCATCTGGTGAAGCAGCTCACGATCTACCTGACGCATCATACCGCCGAGGATATCCAGGGTCTCACGGACATGCAGGTGCCGATGCCCCCGTGGGGCTTCTCGGAGCAGGTCATGATCCCGATGGAGAgctgcgacgaggcggcgcagctcctcaTCCGCTACTTTGGCCCAGAGCAGATCCAGACCTtgatcggcggcgcgcgctggtgGCAgatgcgcacggtcgcGGGACTGCCGGCTGAGTGGATCTCGCAGTACTCGGACTACCACACGCTCGTGGACTTGCAGAGCGGACGCAACGCGAGCCTCTCGGCCTCCCTCTCGAAGCGCATGAAGCGCCAGACGAACAAGCGCAACCCGCGCCACGAGCACGAACAAgcgtccgaggcgccgcccggcgaAAAGGGGCGGTTTGCGGACACTCAGGAAGAACGCGACCGCCTGAGCCGTGTCATGCTCTACATCCACGGTGGCGGCTACTACTTTGGCTCGGTAAATACGCACCGCTTCCAGATCCTGCGCATTGCACGCAAGTTTGGCGGGTTTGCTTTTGCGGTCAACTACCGCAAGGCGCCGCAGTTTCCGTTTCCGTGTGCGATTCAAGACTGCCTCGCGGCGTACATGTACCTGATCCGCCCGCCGCCCAATGCCAAGCACCAGGCGGTGGACCCGAAGCAGATCGTGATTGCGGGCGACAgtgcgggcggcggcctgagccttgcgctgctgcagctgctgcgtgaCTTGGacctgccgctgccggccggcggcgtgctcatTTCGCCATGGAGCGACCTGACACACAGCTTCCCGTCGATCCTGCAGAACACGGCTACGGACTACATCCCGCCCTACTCGTTCATCCACAAGCCCAGCACGCTCTggccgctgcagcgcgactcgggcgtGTTTGAGAAAAAGTCGCTCTTTACCTTTGGCGTGAAGCGCCagaagcgccgcaaggagcaCATGTCCccggccgagcgcgagatgAACCGCATCGTGCACTTGCGCCTGCCGGACGGCAAGGATATGCCGATCACGTCGCAGATCCAACTGTATGCGACGAATGCGCAGCTCTTCCACCCTCTGTGCTCGCCCGTGCTGAGCGGAAGCCTCGGTGGGCTCCCGCCGCTGTACATTTGCGCTGGCGACagcgaggtgctgcgcgacgagatcATCTACCTCGCGCacaaggcggcgcacccggACCAGTAcccgctgcgcgaggacctCATGGACAAGTTCCCGGtgatgcgcgaggcgcagcgcaggtTCCACGACAAACCGACAAACGTGCACCTCCAGGTCTTTGACGGCCAGTGCCACGTCTTTACCATGCTCATGCAGACGGTCGCGGCCAAGTACGGTTTCCGTGCCATGGCGTCGTTTATCAAGTTTgtcaccggcgcgccgacgaccgaggccgcggcgaaTGTTCCTGACTATGCCGAGGCGTGGCAGTACAGtagcgccgccgccgccgcgtacgGGCCGCCATCGCACAGCTAccaggtgcgccgcggggcCAAGgtcgcgacggcggccgccgcctcgcagAAGGATAATATGTACTCGGGCAAGGTGCCGCTGCAACGCCCCGAGTACGAGAGCCACATgatccgcgagcgcgtcgacgtcaACGGCAAGATCCGCCCGATGGAGCCGCCGTCGATgatgcaggcgctccgTATGCCCTACCAAgaggtcggcgcggtgaAGGCCTCGACGTACAACCGCTTCCAGAAGGGCCACACGCTGTGGGACACGCGCTACCGCCGGACCGCAGCCAAGGtgaagcgcaagcgcgccaagtaccagcgccgcgccaacCGCATCCTGAACAAGGCCCAGGCCGAGGGACTGCTCGACGATATGGGCGACCTCGACGTGAGCGAGAACGGGACGACCTGGACGGACCTCGCGACGTACGGCCCGGCCGACCTGCGCAACGAGTGCCCCCCCCCGTCGTCGAttgtcgggcggcgcgacacgccgtcggcgatcACAATGCTCAAGCTGAGCCTGCACCTGCGGGCcaagcggcggcgtgcgctcggcctcacGAAGGAGtccgcgcggccgtcggcagGCCGCACCCACTCGCAGCGCTCGTCgatggccgacgacgaggtcgagctgcgctacggcggcgagcaccgcccgaccgacgcgcccggcgagcCACTCGGCAAACGATTCGGACTGTGGAAATGTACGTATTGGTGCTAA
- a CDS encoding uncharacterized protein (COG:Z; EggNog:ENOG503Q37P) — translation MSGEAAPRALFDVAQAASRVLGRRVDALYEPNWMLAENARALQEKRRDLVRCLVRILRSVYQEELLCDARTYPVLLVHSPLWIEALQDALCGVLLGNMGAPSVSFVDTHTLALLATGRNSGLVVDVGYWETCVMPIYAGRPMHSCLASTPRAGRRLHIAVEALVGTYGAADGAPLDEQLGEVVHRLTTEALVVGERPPASCDCSLPLDVEAMKEAYGAGRAEDVAVRTTKGQVRLPGWIRTAACEALWENGDEDELGIVACVRQCITRLPLDVRRDILDAVVLAGGTAQLPHFAHRLEDELNTPLPSAGQVGQGALPPLRVRVLNAGPPDAPRMLPIPPNLLAWTGGSLAASLGTSGVQHVSRAQWRTDVH, via the exons ATgagcggcgaggcggcgcccCGCGCACTGTTTGAcgtggcgcaggccgcgtcgcgcgtgctggggcggcgcgtcgacgcgctgtaCGAGCCAAACTGGATGCTCGCCGAAAACGCACGGGCGCTGCAGGAGAAGCGGCGCGATCTCGTGCGGTGTCTCGTGCGCATCCTCCGCAGCGTATACCAaga ggAGCTTTTGTGCGATGCACGGACGTATCCTGTGCTGCTGGTACATAGCCCGCTGTggatcgaggcgctgcaggacgcGCTCTGCGGCGTCCTCCTGGGGAACATGGGG gcgccgagcgtgtcgtTCGTGGACACACATAccctcgcgctccttgcgacGGGGCGCAACTCGGGGctggtcgtcgacgtcgggTACTGGGAGACGTGTGTGATGCCGATCTATGCAGGGCGGCCGATGCACAGCTGCCTCgcaagcacgccgcgcgcggggcgccgGCTGCACATTGCTGTCGAGGCACTCGTGGGTACGTACGGAGCGGCGGATGGCGCGCcactcgacgagcagctcggcgaggtggtGCATCGCCtcacgaccgaggcgctcgtcgtaggcgagcggccgcccgcATCGTGCGACTGCTCcctgccgctcgacgtcgaggcgatgAAGGAGGCATACGGCGcgggccgcgccgaggacgtggcggtgcgcacgacaAAAGGGCAGGTGCGCCTCCCAGGGTGGATccgcacggccgcctgcgAGGCGCTATGGGAGAatggcgacgaggacgagctaGGAATTGTCGCGTGCGTCCGCCAGTGCATCAcgcgcctgccgctcgacgtccGCCGCGACATCCTCGATGCAGTGGTCCTCGCGGGCGGCACGGCACAGCTGCCCCACtttgcgcaccgcctcgaagACGAGCTGAAtacgccgctgccgagcgccggccaggtcggccaaggcgcgctgCCCCCGCTGCGTGTGCGTGTCCTGAATGCGGggccgcccgacgcgccgcgcatgctGCCGATTCCCCCGAACCTCCTCGCATGGACCGGCGGGAGCCTCGCGGCAAGCCTAggcacgagcggcgtccAGCACGTTTCGCGCGCGCAATGGCGGACAGATGTACATTAG
- a CDS encoding uncharacterized protein (EggNog:ENOG503P8GK; COG:S), which produces MPVTRRDSRASAAGLDGGVNLEQILDNFEQFRRKHIAQNRDIVRANTLAHLRIRELETRVLALEQERAEQVLRTGQQNAQVRRLEYALECVRVGWDTMAQGLAEAGVHAHTRTGDVRPLDEGSRRVSLSEEAQAGRTYVARTVQPMEEIDEEEEERTPLPLLAECPASVTRRRSRRYSHQVERSVPDELGEAHYALQEDRLEEVPEQPAAETNASAAEASPAPVHSIPEMAHTPSPREPTPEPPSPQQENTAARLDPEPVPLPLTPKVRKQDTYPDDAPAPKRGRKSRMSLAPDLDVTELPDRARRTRKSVNYALPKLNTKMRKPDSQGTRSQGRGRSTTPESGQEESQAEVRAEAHTEAPPEAHAEHEHDQELEAQAEDRADAQEAQAQAHTHTPTPAQAPRSAKTALRKTRATSAEPVADPARAEPAEARAEPVPAKSHSASGSDATFASTPLAEPTPAAPTPPSPAAPALQTPARAAPRRTRRSGAPEALFPPSAAPPRSATPHTKRQLPPSARLEMHGPPAVKPFAPRGQAAILQQHSAQTMPGWASSLLNLASPDPPKTRVSLGKENSAPASPTPRKARRGTLS; this is translated from the exons ATGCCGGtgacgcgccgcgactcgcgcgcctcggcggcgggcctGGACGGTGGCGTGAACCTCGAACAGATCCTGGACAACTTTGAGCAGT tccGGCGGAAACACATCGCCCAAAACAGAGATATCGTGCGGGCCAACACACTGGCGCACCTGCGcatccgcgagctcgagacgcgcgtgcttgcgctggagcaggagcgggccgagcaggtgctGCGTACGGGGCAGCAGAATGCGCAGGTGCGCAGGCTCGAGTACGCGCTCGAGTGCGTGCGCGTGGGGTGGGACACCATGGCACAGGGACTCGCCGAGGCAGGCGTCCACGCACATACCCGCAccggcgacgtacgcccgctcgacgagggaAGCCGGCGTGTATCGCTGAGCGAAGAGGCCCAGGCGGGGCGCACGTATGTCGCAAGGACCGTACAGCCGATGGAAgagatcgacgaggaggaggaggagcgtacgccgctgccgctcctCGCAGAATGCCCGGCATCGGTGacacgccggcgctcgcggcggtacAGCCACCAGGTCGAGAGGAGTGTgccggacgagctcggtgagGCGCACTATGCTCTGCAGGAGGACCGCCTCGAAGAGGTCCCAGAGCAGCCGGCGGCCGAGACCAacgccagcgccgccgaagcgTCGCCGGCACCGGTGCACAGCATCCCAGAGATGGCACATACCCCGTCCCCTCGCGAGCCGACGCCCGAGCCACCAAGCCCGCAGCAGGAAAACACCGCAGCCCGGCTGGATCCGGAGCCtgtgccgctgccgctgaCGCCCAAGGTGCGGAAGCAGGATACATACCCCGACGACGCTCCGGCGCCGAAACGCGGCCGCAAGAGCCGCAtgtcgctcgcgcccgaCCTCGACGTGACCGAGCTGCCGGACCGCGCGAGACGTACTCGCAAGAGCGTGAACTATGCGCTGCCGAAACTGAATACCAAGATGCGCAAGCCAGACTCGCAGGGCACGCGGTCCCAGGGCCGTGGGCGCAGCACTACGCCCGAAAGCGGGCAGGAAGAGTCACAAGCAGAGGTCCGAGCGGAGGCGCATACGGAGGCCCCACCCGAGGCCCATGCGGAGCACGAGCATGATCAGGAGCTAGAGGCACAGGCCGAGGATCGGGCTGATGCGCAAGAGGCCCAAGCACAAGCACACACACACACACCGACTCCGGCACAAGCGCCCCGCAGCGCCAAgactgcgctgcgcaagacgCGTGCAACGTCGGCAGAGCCCGTCGCGGAtccggcgcgtgccgaacctgccgaggcgcgtgccgaacCTGTCCCTGCCAAGTCGCATTCAGCCTCTGGATCCGATGCCACTTTTGCATCGACTCCACTTGCCGAGCccacgcccgccgcgcccacGCCCCCTTCTCCGgctgcgcccgcgctccagacgcctgcgcgcgccgcgccgcgccgcacccgccgcagcggcgcgccggagGCGCTCTTCCCCCCCTCGGCcgctccgccgcgcagcgcgacgcctcATACCAAGCGGCAGCTGCCCCCCtctgcgcgcctcgagatGCACGGCCCCCCCGCGGTCAAGCcctttgcgccgcgcggccaaGCCGCGATCCTGCAGCAGCACTCTGCACAGACCATGCCCGGGTGGGCGAGTTCTCTGCTGAATCTTGCGTCGCCCGATCCGCCCAAGACGCGTGTGTCGCTCGGCAAAGAGAACAGCGCGCCTGCCAGCCCCACGCCCCGcaaggcgcggcgtggcaCGTTGAGCTAA